In the genome of Rhodospirillaceae bacterium, the window CAACAGCGCCTTGGAGGCATGTTCCTCGAAATTCATGCTTCTTCGCCGCGGGCGTGCCTAGCGCCCGTATTTCGCCCAGTGGTTCCCGAACATCTCTTCCTCACCCGGACGGTCTTCCGGGATCGTCGTCACAAGGTGGGTGACGTTGATGAAATGGGACCAGTTGAGGTTTTCCGAGATCGTGTTGCCCGCCCAGGTGCCGCCGCCCATCGACAGGGTAAACGGCATGGCGTTGTCGAAGCTGCCGCCGTTGCCGAAGGTGTGGGCCTGGTTGACCAGTACGCGCACGACGTCGGTCGATGCCGCCAGATCGCGGGCGCGGTCCATGTTTTTCGTGTGGATGCCGACGGAATGGCCGAGGCCGGTAACGTGCAGGATATCCCTAGCGATGCGCTTGGCGTCGGCGAAATCCCGCGCCCGGTAGACCGTCAGGACCAGCGAGAGCTTCTCGTCGGCAAAGGAGTGCTTGCCGCCGACTTCCGCCTCCTCGACCATGAAGAATTTCGCGCGCTCTGCGGCCTCGGGCAGGCCGAAGACCCGGGCGGCGATATCGGCATCCTTGGCGATGACGCGGCGGTTCAGGACGCCGCCCTGCCAGAGCACGCCCTCGATCGCCGCTTTCTCGCGCAGGGTGCAGCGGTAGCCGTCGGCTTCGACCAGCGCGGCCACGGCCGCCTCATAGACATCGTCCAGGATGATGACGGCGTTTTCCGACGAGCAGGACGTTGCGTTGTCGAAGATTTTCGAGGCGCAGATCTTCTGCGCCGCATCCTTCAGATCGGCGCTCGAATCGATAATCACCGGCACGTTGCCCGGCCCGACGCCGATGGACACCGTGCCGGACTTCATGGCGCGGCGGACATTGTTCTGGCTGCCGGTGACGACGACCAGGTCGGTCATATCCATCAAAGCCTGGGTCATGGCCTTGTCGACCGGCGGCGGCAGGACCTGGACCAGGTCTTCGGGATGGCCGGCCTTGCGCAGCTCCGCGCGCATCAGGCGAACGGTCTCCATCGTTGTCTTCTGGCCGCCCGGCGACGGCGCGACGATGACGGCGTTGCCGCCCTTGAGCGCCATCATGGCCTTGTTGACCGGCGTCGCCGCCGGGTTGGTCGATGGGCAGACCGCGCCGACGACGCCGACCGGCTTGCCGTATTTCACCAGGCCGCGCTCCGGCAGTTCCTCGATCGCGCCGACCGTTTTGACCCGCATCAGGTCGCGCAGGGTGCCGAACGTCTTGCGGGTGTTCTTGACGACCTTGCTCTCGACGTTGCCGAGGCCGGTGTCCTCGACCGCGAGTTCGGCCAGCATTCTGGCGTTTTCCGGCTTGTAGATCGACCAGGCGAGCGCCGTCACGGCCTCGTCGACCCGCGCCTGATCGTGGTTCTCGTAGGCGGCCATCGCCGCCCGCGCCCGGTCGACCAAGCCGGCGACGATCGCTTCGGGGTCACGATCGGGAGGCGCCCCGTCGCCCGATAGCGGCAGGACCGCAGCCGGTGCAGACTCTTCCGTCACCTCGTTCTCCGTCCATGCCGGAGGCGCCGCGCAAGGCGGTTCCCCGGCTTGTCAATCGGGCGGCTCCGGAAACCAGGCCGCCAATTCGCCCGGCCCCGCCGCCGTCCAGACCGATCCGGCGGACGGCGGCGGGCGTCCGGGAGGCGCGGACTACAGGTCCTTCAGCAGGCCCGTCAGGAACTTCTGACGCTCTTTCCACATCTTCTGCACCGCGGCGCGGTCCATGATGCGGATCGGCGAGCCGCCGTTGCGCATCTGCTTGGCGACGCGCGCGTTCGCGAACATCTTGGGCATGATCGCGGCCAGCTTGTCGATCACCGCCTGCGGCGTGCCCTTGCGGACCATGATGCCGCGGAAGTTGACCGACGAATCGTCGACGTCGAAGCCCTGCTCCTTGAAGGTCGGCACGTCCGGCAGGAACTGCTTGTCCCGCTGGAGATCGGCGATGCCGAGGATCTTCAGGCTGGAGCGGCTGCGGTAGGAGTCCGACAGGTTGTTGACGCCCGCCATGACCTGGCCGCCGAGAACGGACTTCAAGGCCGGTGCGCCGCCCTTGTGGGGGACGTAGCGCAGCTTCACGCCCAGCGCCTTCTCGATCTGCAGGTAGGCGATGTGGTGGCCGACGAACAGGCCGGCGCCCGAGACCGTCACCTTGCCCGGATTGTCCTTGGCCCAGGCCGCCAGGTCCTTCACCGAATTGAACTTGCTGTTCTTGTTGACGACGAGGACCGCCGGATCGGCGCCCCAGTTGGCGATCGGCTCGAGATTGTCGATGTTGTACTTGGTCTTGAACTTGATCGACTGGGCGATGAAATGCGGCACGTTATAGGCCGCCATCTGGTAGCCGTCGGTCGACGCCTTGGAGGCGAAGTGGTTCCAGCCCACCTTGCCGCCGGCGCCCGGCCGGTTGAGAATCACGATCGGCTGGCCCAGCAGGCCCTTGTTGGCCGCAACCATGGTCACGATGCGGGCCTGGAAATCGGTCGCGCCGCCCGGGCTGTAGGCGATCGTCAGGCTGACCGGCTTGGTGGGATAGTCGGCGGCGGCGGCGTGCCCCGCCGGCAACGCGACGGCCAGCGCCGCCGCGGCGATTGCAATTTTCTTCATCTTCGGTTTCCTCCACTTCGATTCGATGGCGCGAACGCCGGTTGACAGCCGGGCCGGCGGCACGGCTAGAACAGGATGCCCTCGGGGGTCTGCACCTTCAGGCCCAGGGCGAAAACGGCATAGATGACGGCGACAAAGCCGACGGTGACGGCCAGCCTGACCGCCCATGTCCGCACGCTGTCGTGCGGCTGCGGATCGTACAGGCTGTACAGGGTGAGCATGGCGAGAAAGGCCGCGCTGTAGAAGCCGAGCCAATCGGCCAGTGCGAAGACATAGACCAGCATGATGGCGAGGCCGGCCGCGATGTTCAGGAACTGCCGGCTGCCGATGCCGGCGCCGGTGCGGTTCTTCCCGCGCAGCGCGCGCAGCAGGGCCATCAGGGACAGCGCAACCATGAACCCGGAAAGAAGCTGCGGGAACAGGTAGGGCTGCGGATCCTCGACATCGAAGCTGACGATCGCGACCCAGCAGGCGACCGCCAGGATGATCAGGGCGGCAGCCGACTGCTGCACTCTGCCGGCGACCGCCGGCGCGGGCGCGGTATCCGGCCCGCTGTCGGGCGCGGCGCCGGCCGGGGCCGCGTTTTCGGGTTTGCCGGTCATGATGCAGCCTCCGCGGCAGCGGCCCGCTCCTGCCGCTTTACGCGGATTTCGGAGACGATGCTGTAGACCAGCGACAGCACGACGAAGGCGATCAGCAGGATGTTCAGCCAGCCGGTCAGGAAATAGGGGGCGATGCCGTCCTGCGCCTCGCCGATAATCCGGCCCTGGACATAGTTGTGCTCTGCGATCGGCCCGAGAATGATCCCGAGCACCAGCGGCGCCGGGCTGAAGCCGTATCGCGCCAGGAAATACATGCCGATGCCGAGGACGAGCATGATCGCCACGTCGGCCATCGAATTCTGCACGCTGTAGCTGCCGAACACCGCGAGGACGAGAATGGCGCCGGCCAGGATCGGCGGCTTGACCTCGATCACCTTGGCGGCGAGGCCGGCGATCGCCAGGCCGAAGATCAGCATCAGGATCTGGCCGATCAGCATGGAATTGATGAAGGAGAAGGCGACCGCGGCGTGTTTCTGGAACAGGTCCGGCCCCGGGAAGATGCCGTGGATCAGCAGCCCGCCGAGCAGGACCGCCGCCGTCGGGCTGCCCGGCACCGAAAGCGTGAGCAGCGGCACCAGCGACGGCCCGACCATCGCATTGTTCGCGCTTTCGGCCGCGACGACGCCCTCGCTCTCACCGGTGCCGTATTTCGCGCTGTTCCGCGAAAAACGCCGCGACTGGTCGTAGGCGACGAGGCCGGCGATCTGGCCGCCGGCGCCGGGGATCAGGCCGATGACCGTGCCGACCACGCCGCCGATCACCAGCGCCCTCACCTTGGACACCGTCTCCAGCGCCGAACGCCAGACATTGGCCCGCCGGACTTCGAAAACCGTCCGCCGCGGATCCTTGCGGCCGCCTTCCAGCATCTCGATGACCTGCGGGATGGCGAACAGGCCGATCAGGGCGGCGATGATATGGACGCCGCCTTCCAGCTCCTCGGTGAAGATGAAGCGCTCGACGCCCTGGATCGAGTCCGAGCCGATCATGGCGATCCACAGGCCGATGCAGCCGGCGAGCAGCCCCTTGACCACGGATTTCGAATCCAGCGTGCCGATGATCGTCACGCCGAGGATGGCGACCCAGAACAGGTGCGAGGGCCCGAATTTCAGCGCCCAGCTCGCCAGCACCGGCGTCAGGAAGATCAGCACCAGGATGCCGAGCACGCCGCCGATCGCCGAGGAGATGAAACAGATCTGCAGGGCGCGCGCACCGGCGCCCTTGCGCGCCATGATGTTGCCGTCGAGCGCGGTCGCGATGTTGGCCGGCGCGCCGGGAATGTTGAGCAGAATGGCGCTGACCGCACCTCCCGCGACGGTCGAGGTATAGGCCGCGCCCAGCAGCATCAGGCCCTGGGCCGGGTCCATGTGGAAGGTGAAGGGGATCAGCAGGGCGACCGCCATGGTCGGCGACAGGCCGGGGGTCGCGCCGAGCAAAAGGCCGCCGATGGTGCCGGCGCACAGGATCAGCATGGAGGACCATGTGAAGACCGCACCGAAATGGTCGAGAAATTCCAAACCTGCGTCCTGCTTCGTTCGAATCCGGCGCGCAGCGCGCCGGGCGGCGCCCGGAATTTGCCTTGCCGTCCCGCGGCGGGCGGGCCCTGCGAAATCCGCTTCCGGACCACGCTAATGAATGAAAATAGTTTTGCAAACGTTTTCATTTTGACGTGTGCTTCGCGGATTGCTGCGTCGATTCCGGAGCCTTGCCCGCAGGTTCGCCGATCGACTGCCCTTGGTGGATTCCTCTGCGAAAAGAGCCAGGCCGCCGCAAACTTGTCCTTCCCCCTCTTCAGAGGGGGAAGTGGCCGAGCGCAGCGAGGTCGATGGGGGTGCCGTGCCTGTAGGGCCGTGCCTGACGCTACTGCACCCCCACCCCGATTCTTGTCCGGGCCTCCCCCTCTGAAGAGGGGGAGGAATAGGAAAGCGTCCGTTGGCGGATACTTGCGGCCTTCGCAGAGGAATCCCAAAGGGGAGCGGGAGCGCCGTGCGCTACATCAGGACGCGCACTCCGATGCAAATGAAAGCGGCGAGAAACAGCGTCTCGGCGCAGATCAGGACGATCGCCTTCGTGCCGACCTCGGCGATCTTGCGCAGCGACGTTTTCATGCCGACCGCGGCGATGGCGGTGAGCAGCGCCCAGCGCGAAATATCGGCGAGCAGGTCGCGCGCGACCGCGGGGATCAGGTCGAACGAGTTGACGGCGGCCAGGGCGAAGAACATGAGGATGAAACCGGGCACGAGGGGCGGCCTTTCCCCGGCCTGCCGTTCGACGCCGAAACCGGCCAGACACAGGCCGAAGATCAGGATGACCGGTGCGAGCATGGTCACCCGGATGAGCTTCACCACCGTCGCGGTTTCCCCCGCCGTTTCCGATACGGAAAATCCGGCGCCGACCACCTGGGCGACATCGTGGATCGTGCCGCCGAAGAACACGCCGGTCGCCGTCTGGCCCAGGTCCAGCAGGTCGGCGGCGATCGGATAGGCGATCATCGCCAGCGTGCTCAGCACGGTCACGCCCAGGACCGTGAAGGTCAGGTTGCGCTGCGAATTCTCGTTTTTCGGCAGGATTGATGCGATGGCCATGGCGGCCGATGCGCCGCAGATCGCGACCGCCCCGCCGGTGAGCAGCGCAAGGCGCCAGCCCCGGCCCAGCATCCGGGCGCCGGCCAGCCCGAAGAGGATTGTGGCGAAAACCCCTGCGATAACCAGGGCGATCGGTTCCCATCCCAGGCCGACGACCAGATCCACGCTGATGCGCGCCCCGAGCAGCGCCACGCCGATGCGCAGGATCGTCTGGCCCGACAGGTCGATGCCGGGAACGCAGCGCCCCTCCTCGGCGAGAAAGCCGAAGGCGATGCCCAGCAGCAGGGCGAGCAGCATCGCCGGCGCGCCGTAGTGGTCCGAGAGGAACTGCGCCGCGATCGCCAGGACGGCCGACAGCAGAACGCCGGGGCCGTAGACCGAAATTCGTTGCCGGACCGGGGAAAGGTTCACCGGAAAACCTCCAGGATCAGCCGGCGGTGCGCCGGCGACGATTGCCGGGCCGACTGCA includes:
- a CDS encoding aldehyde dehydrogenase family protein, whose translation is MTEESAPAAVLPLSGDGAPPDRDPEAIVAGLVDRARAAMAAYENHDQARVDEAVTALAWSIYKPENARMLAELAVEDTGLGNVESKVVKNTRKTFGTLRDLMRVKTVGAIEELPERGLVKYGKPVGVVGAVCPSTNPAATPVNKAMMALKGGNAVIVAPSPGGQKTTMETVRLMRAELRKAGHPEDLVQVLPPPVDKAMTQALMDMTDLVVVTGSQNNVRRAMKSGTVSIGVGPGNVPVIIDSSADLKDAAQKICASKIFDNATSCSSENAVIILDDVYEAAVAALVEADGYRCTLREKAAIEGVLWQGGVLNRRVIAKDADIAARVFGLPEAAERAKFFMVEEAEVGGKHSFADEKLSLVLTVYRARDFADAKRIARDILHVTGLGHSVGIHTKNMDRARDLAASTDVVRVLVNQAHTFGNGGSFDNAMPFTLSMGGGTWAGNTISENLNWSHFINVTHLVTTIPEDRPGEEEMFGNHWAKYGR
- a CDS encoding tripartite tricarboxylate transporter substrate binding protein, whose product is MKKIAIAAAALAVALPAGHAAAADYPTKPVSLTIAYSPGGATDFQARIVTMVAANKGLLGQPIVILNRPGAGGKVGWNHFASKASTDGYQMAAYNVPHFIAQSIKFKTKYNIDNLEPIANWGADPAVLVVNKNSKFNSVKDLAAWAKDNPGKVTVSGAGLFVGHHIAYLQIEKALGVKLRYVPHKGGAPALKSVLGGQVMAGVNNLSDSYRSRSSLKILGIADLQRDKQFLPDVPTFKEQGFDVDDSSVNFRGIMVRKGTPQAVIDKLAAIMPKMFANARVAKQMRNGGSPIRIMDRAAVQKMWKERQKFLTGLLKDL
- a CDS encoding tripartite tricarboxylate transporter TctB family protein, giving the protein MTGKPENAAPAGAAPDSGPDTAPAPAVAGRVQQSAAALIILAVACWVAIVSFDVEDPQPYLFPQLLSGFMVALSLMALLRALRGKNRTGAGIGSRQFLNIAAGLAIMLVYVFALADWLGFYSAAFLAMLTLYSLYDPQPHDSVRTWAVRLAVTVGFVAVIYAVFALGLKVQTPEGILF
- a CDS encoding tripartite tricarboxylate transporter permease; this encodes MEFLDHFGAVFTWSSMLILCAGTIGGLLLGATPGLSPTMAVALLIPFTFHMDPAQGLMLLGAAYTSTVAGGAVSAILLNIPGAPANIATALDGNIMARKGAGARALQICFISSAIGGVLGILVLIFLTPVLASWALKFGPSHLFWVAILGVTIIGTLDSKSVVKGLLAGCIGLWIAMIGSDSIQGVERFIFTEELEGGVHIIAALIGLFAIPQVIEMLEGGRKDPRRTVFEVRRANVWRSALETVSKVRALVIGGVVGTVIGLIPGAGGQIAGLVAYDQSRRFSRNSAKYGTGESEGVVAAESANNAMVGPSLVPLLTLSVPGSPTAAVLLGGLLIHGIFPGPDLFQKHAAVAFSFINSMLIGQILMLIFGLAIAGLAAKVIEVKPPILAGAILVLAVFGSYSVQNSMADVAIMLVLGIGMYFLARYGFSPAPLVLGIILGPIAEHNYVQGRIIGEAQDGIAPYFLTGWLNILLIAFVVLSLVYSIVSEIRVKRQERAAAAEAAS
- a CDS encoding putative sulfate exporter family transporter, whose translation is MNLSPVRQRISVYGPGVLLSAVLAIAAQFLSDHYGAPAMLLALLLGIAFGFLAEEGRCVPGIDLSGQTILRIGVALLGARISVDLVVGLGWEPIALVIAGVFATILFGLAGARMLGRGWRLALLTGGAVAICGASAAMAIASILPKNENSQRNLTFTVLGVTVLSTLAMIAYPIAADLLDLGQTATGVFFGGTIHDVAQVVGAGFSVSETAGETATVVKLIRVTMLAPVILIFGLCLAGFGVERQAGERPPLVPGFILMFFALAAVNSFDLIPAVARDLLADISRWALLTAIAAVGMKTSLRKIAEVGTKAIVLICAETLFLAAFICIGVRVLM